From the genome of Streptacidiphilus rugosus AM-16, one region includes:
- a CDS encoding acyl-CoA dehydrogenase family protein encodes MSSLVTLSPQQQELAERARRFVEQELLPYEVQAERAGGRLPQEIVDGIRTAAVKAGLNGGRIAPEHGGQGWSATDYVAVHEQLGRSTNGLWWWIPDAYNVLTAGTPEQIDRYLRPCVAGTAAVSYAVTEEHAGSDPSRIATTARRVVDEHGEGWLISGEKWFVTSGDVATTHVVVAVAEEGPTLFLVPADAPGVETVDDPPFTHSFPHGHPAIRFTDVRVGPAEVLGPLGGADALQQRWFVEERLGIAVHCVAAMGRLLEEATAWAAGREQGGSRILDYQGVSFPLADSAADAAAARLLVYEVAALADSGADPKVVHAKASVAKLFASEAANRCADRVVQVFGGRGYIRTTAAERFWRELRVDRIWEGTSEIQRLVVARALERRGVRAVIA; translated from the coding sequence ATGTCGTCCTTGGTCACTCTGAGCCCGCAACAGCAGGAGCTCGCCGAACGCGCCCGCAGGTTCGTCGAGCAGGAGCTGCTGCCCTACGAGGTGCAGGCCGAACGGGCCGGCGGGCGGCTCCCGCAGGAGATCGTCGACGGCATCCGCACCGCCGCGGTCAAGGCCGGTCTCAACGGCGGGCGCATCGCGCCCGAGCACGGCGGCCAGGGCTGGAGCGCCACCGACTACGTTGCCGTCCACGAGCAGCTGGGCCGCAGCACCAACGGCCTGTGGTGGTGGATCCCCGACGCGTACAACGTGCTCACCGCGGGCACGCCCGAGCAGATCGACCGTTACCTGCGCCCCTGCGTCGCCGGCACCGCCGCCGTCTCCTACGCCGTGACCGAGGAACACGCCGGCAGCGACCCCTCCCGGATCGCGACCACCGCCCGCAGGGTCGTGGACGAGCACGGCGAGGGCTGGCTGATCAGCGGCGAGAAGTGGTTCGTCACCAGCGGCGACGTGGCCACCACGCACGTCGTGGTCGCCGTCGCCGAGGAGGGCCCGACGCTCTTCCTGGTCCCGGCCGACGCGCCCGGCGTCGAGACGGTCGACGACCCGCCCTTCACACACAGCTTCCCGCACGGCCACCCGGCCATCCGCTTCACCGACGTGCGCGTCGGCCCCGCCGAGGTGCTCGGCCCGCTGGGCGGCGCGGACGCGCTGCAGCAGCGCTGGTTCGTGGAGGAGCGCCTCGGGATCGCCGTGCACTGCGTGGCCGCGATGGGCCGGCTGCTGGAGGAGGCGACCGCCTGGGCCGCCGGACGCGAACAGGGCGGCAGCCGGATCCTGGACTACCAGGGCGTCTCCTTCCCGCTCGCCGACTCGGCCGCCGACGCCGCCGCGGCGCGCCTGCTCGTCTACGAGGTCGCCGCCCTGGCCGACTCGGGGGCCGACCCCAAGGTCGTGCACGCCAAGGCATCGGTCGCCAAGCTCTTCGCCAGCGAGGCGGCCAACCGCTGCGCCGACCGGGTCGTGCAGGTCTTCGGCGGGCGCGGCTACATCCGGACCACGGCCGCCGAACGCTTCTGGCGGGAGCTGCGCGTCGACCGCATCTGGGAGGGGACCAGCGAGATCCAGCGGCTGGTCGTCGCCCGCGCGCTCGAGCGCCGCGGCGTCCGCGCCGTCATCGCCTGA
- a CDS encoding DMT family transporter, with amino-acid sequence MTALSVLCALLCAAANAAVSVLQRLAALGPPTADNRPGGHWAWLLRSRAWWAGFAALLLAAVAQAAALGLGSLSLVQPLLTSELLFALVIGRLVFRRDPGRRTWAAFAALAVGLALFLAATDPQPGGGAVAPGGRWLVVALAVSAVIVVLVAAAWKARGAGKAVLLGCATATGFALTAALVKETLTRVGASGFAQLWTDWPVYALAVTGGGSFALLQVTLRAGTLRASQPALTLVDAMVSLALGRVLFADRLSFPFGAVLLGAVLAVVGGALMVAGVLGLVRSDALASAWDVRAAPRERPRPDRGPGPGLG; translated from the coding sequence GTGACTGCGCTGTCGGTCCTGTGCGCGCTGCTCTGCGCCGCCGCCAACGCCGCGGTGTCCGTGCTGCAACGGCTGGCGGCGCTCGGGCCGCCCACCGCCGACAACCGCCCCGGCGGTCACTGGGCCTGGCTGCTGCGCAGCAGGGCATGGTGGGCGGGATTCGCGGCACTCCTCCTGGCGGCCGTCGCCCAGGCCGCCGCGCTCGGCCTGGGCAGCCTCTCCCTGGTCCAACCGCTGCTCACCTCGGAACTGCTGTTCGCCCTGGTGATCGGCCGCCTGGTGTTCCGGCGTGACCCCGGCCGCCGCACCTGGGCGGCCTTCGCCGCGCTGGCCGTGGGCCTCGCGCTGTTCCTGGCCGCCACCGATCCGCAGCCCGGCGGCGGCGCGGTGGCGCCGGGAGGTCGCTGGCTCGTGGTGGCGCTCGCGGTGTCGGCCGTGATCGTCGTGCTGGTCGCGGCGGCGTGGAAGGCCCGCGGCGCGGGAAAGGCGGTGCTGCTGGGCTGCGCGACCGCGACCGGCTTCGCCCTCACCGCGGCGCTGGTCAAGGAGACGCTCACGCGGGTCGGCGCCTCGGGCTTCGCGCAGTTGTGGACGGACTGGCCGGTCTACGCGCTCGCCGTCACCGGCGGCGGCAGCTTCGCCCTGCTCCAGGTCACCCTGCGGGCCGGGACGCTGCGGGCCTCGCAGCCGGCGCTGACGCTCGTCGACGCAATGGTGAGCCTGGCCCTCGGGCGCGTGCTCTTCGCCGACCGGCTGTCGTTCCCGTTCGGTGCGGTCCTCCTCGGCGCGGTCCTCGCCGTGGTCGGCGGCGCGCTGATGGTGGCCGGCGTCCTCGGCCTGGTCCGCTCCGACGCCCTGGCGAGCGCCTGGGACGTGCGAGCGGCACCCCGGGAACGCCCCCGCCCGGATCGCGGTCCCGGCCCGGGTCTCGGGTGA
- a CDS encoding SDR family NAD(P)-dependent oxidoreductase — MISLRGNTRPPGRRRPAGRGAPVGLITGASSGIGAAVAQRLAEQGTWRLVLCGRDRARLERVAARTGGRALPADLSEPGAPAALVAAAAPARDRIDLLVAAAGVGWAGPLWTMPGEAVDALLTVDLIATVHLVRLVLPPMLARGEGHIVLIGSVAGALGVRNEAVYSAAKGALGVFADALRQEVHGSGVRVTHVLPGVVDTPFFDRRGAPYARSRPRPLPPERVAEAVCRAVEQGREQVYVPAWMRLPELVRHAAPGLYQRLAFRFG; from the coding sequence GTGATCTCCCTCCGCGGCAACACCAGGCCGCCCGGCCGGCGTCGTCCCGCGGGCCGGGGCGCGCCCGTCGGCCTGATCACCGGCGCGTCCTCGGGGATCGGTGCGGCCGTCGCACAACGGCTGGCCGAACAGGGCACGTGGCGGCTGGTCCTGTGCGGGCGCGACCGGGCCAGGCTCGAAAGGGTCGCCGCCCGCACCGGCGGCCGGGCGCTTCCGGCGGACCTGTCCGAACCGGGCGCGCCCGCCGCCCTGGTCGCGGCGGCGGCGCCGGCCAGGGACCGGATCGACCTGCTGGTGGCCGCGGCGGGCGTCGGGTGGGCGGGGCCGCTGTGGACCATGCCCGGCGAGGCCGTCGACGCGCTGCTCACCGTCGACCTGATCGCCACCGTACACCTGGTGCGCCTGGTCCTCCCGCCGATGCTGGCCCGCGGGGAAGGGCACATCGTCCTCATCGGCTCGGTCGCCGGCGCGCTGGGCGTGCGCAACGAGGCGGTGTACTCCGCCGCCAAGGGCGCCCTCGGCGTCTTCGCCGACGCCCTGCGGCAGGAGGTGCACGGATCGGGGGTCCGGGTCACCCACGTGCTGCCGGGCGTCGTCGACACCCCCTTCTTCGACCGTCGCGGTGCCCCGTACGCGCGTTCCCGCCCCCGACCGCTGCCACCGGAGCGCGTGGCCGAGGCGGTCTGCCGCGCGGTGGAGCAGGGGCGCGAGCAGGTGTACGTGCCGGCCTGGATGCGACTGCCGGAACTGGTGCGCCACGCGGCTCCGGGGCTCTACCAGCGGCTCGCGTTCCGCTTCGGCTGA
- a CDS encoding uracil-xanthine permease family protein, producing MGGLGVGWKLHNGGRPPEPGAVVAPDERLSWGRTIGLGAQHVVAMFGASFVAPVLMGLNPNLAIMMSGVATILFLLWTRGTIPSYLGNSLSFVGAAATIRLQGGGTAQVTGALLVTGAALALAGFAVRALGAQVVHAVLPPVVTGAVVMLIGFNLAPVTAGTYWPQDQWTALATMLATGFALVALRGFWSRIAIFLGLVFGYLLSWILDRVLGKIHSVDGSGKTTDHWRLDLSAVRHADWIGLPQFHAPAFDLSAILVALPVLIALIAENTGHVKAVSEMTGADLDGQMGNAIAADGVGTVVSTAVGGGATTTYAENIGVMAATRVYSTAAYWAAAGFALLFGLCPKFGAVVAAIPGGVLGGITVVLYGMIGLLGAQIWIRNQVDLTNPVNLVPCAAGIIIGAGNVTMHITKNFTLGGIALGTLVTLTGYHTLRACAPAHLREPSPRPTPADDPRVGG from the coding sequence ATGGGCGGTCTCGGCGTCGGGTGGAAGCTGCACAACGGGGGACGCCCGCCGGAGCCCGGTGCGGTGGTCGCCCCCGACGAGCGGCTCAGCTGGGGCCGGACGATCGGGCTCGGCGCGCAGCACGTCGTGGCGATGTTCGGCGCCTCGTTCGTGGCCCCGGTGCTCATGGGCCTGAACCCGAACCTGGCGATCATGATGTCCGGCGTCGCCACGATCCTCTTCTTGCTCTGGACCCGCGGGACCATCCCCTCCTATCTCGGCAACAGCCTCTCCTTCGTGGGCGCGGCCGCCACCATCAGGCTCCAGGGCGGCGGCACGGCCCAGGTCACCGGTGCGCTGCTGGTGACCGGGGCCGCTCTGGCCCTGGCCGGCTTCGCCGTCCGCGCGCTCGGGGCGCAGGTCGTGCACGCCGTGCTGCCGCCGGTGGTCACCGGTGCGGTCGTGATGCTGATCGGCTTCAACCTCGCGCCGGTCACCGCGGGCACCTACTGGCCCCAGGACCAGTGGACCGCCCTGGCCACCATGCTCGCCACCGGCTTCGCCCTGGTCGCCCTGCGCGGTTTCTGGTCCCGCATCGCGATCTTCCTCGGGCTGGTCTTCGGCTACCTGCTCTCCTGGATCCTCGACCGCGTCCTCGGGAAGATCCACTCCGTCGACGGGAGCGGCAAGACGACCGACCACTGGCGCCTCGACCTCTCCGCGGTCCGCCACGCCGACTGGATCGGCCTCCCCCAGTTCCACGCCCCCGCCTTCGACCTCTCCGCGATCCTGGTGGCCCTCCCGGTCCTCATCGCCCTGATCGCGGAGAACACCGGCCACGTCAAGGCGGTCAGCGAGATGACCGGCGCCGACCTCGACGGCCAGATGGGCAACGCGATCGCCGCCGACGGCGTCGGCACCGTCGTCTCCACCGCGGTCGGCGGCGGAGCCACCACCACCTACGCCGAGAACATCGGCGTCATGGCCGCCACCCGCGTCTACTCCACCGCCGCGTACTGGGCCGCGGCCGGGTTCGCCCTGCTGTTCGGCCTCTGCCCGAAGTTCGGCGCGGTCGTGGCCGCCATCCCCGGCGGGGTGCTCGGCGGCATCACCGTCGTGCTCTACGGCATGATCGGCCTGCTGGGCGCGCAGATCTGGATCCGCAACCAGGTCGACCTGACCAACCCGGTCAACCTCGTCCCCTGTGCCGCGGGCATCATCATCGGCGCGGGCAACGTCACCATGCACATCACCAAGAACTTCACCCTCGGCGGCATCGCGCTGGGCACCCTGGTCACCCTCACCGGCTACCACACCCTCCGCGCCTGCGCCCCCGCCCACCTCCGCGAGCCGTCCCCACGCCCCACCCCCGCCGACGACCCGCGCGTCGGCGGCTGA
- a CDS encoding DUF3099 domain-containing protein, translating to MRFRSHRPPPPRITDASPGLSEDIRHRQRRYALTMGIRTVCVILGIVLWQINRVAAVIAIGAGGVLPYIAVVFANAGHERSAEPLDARLTPRPPSGLPPGQEPGDRSGEADEPEYGDHPDDDG from the coding sequence ATGCGTTTCCGCTCCCACCGCCCACCGCCGCCGCGTATCACCGACGCCAGCCCCGGCCTGTCCGAGGACATCCGTCACCGACAGCGCCGGTACGCCCTCACCATGGGGATCCGTACGGTCTGCGTGATCCTCGGGATCGTCCTGTGGCAGATCAACCGGGTCGCCGCCGTCATCGCCATCGGGGCGGGCGGGGTCCTGCCCTACATCGCCGTCGTCTTCGCCAACGCGGGACACGAACGCTCCGCCGAGCCCCTCGACGCCCGGCTCACGCCCAGGCCGCCCTCCGGACTCCCGCCGGGGCAGGAGCCCGGCGACCGATCGGGCGAGGCGGACGAACCGGAGTACGGGGATCACCCGGACGACGACGGCTGA
- a CDS encoding CBS domain-containing protein, whose product MSPDGDALVAEAMHTFPKTSPVSTTVGQAREFFRHDKVHALLVVRQDVLVAVVERPDLAGRDDREPAASVGRLGDRVVPPSAGLYETWDAMAAAGRRRVAVVTDDGRLVGLLCLKRSGSGFCSDAGIRERAEESVARA is encoded by the coding sequence ATGAGCCCCGACGGGGACGCCCTGGTGGCCGAGGCCATGCACACGTTCCCCAAGACCTCCCCGGTCTCGACGACCGTCGGTCAGGCGCGGGAGTTCTTCCGCCACGACAAGGTGCACGCCCTGCTGGTGGTCCGCCAGGACGTCCTGGTCGCCGTCGTGGAGCGACCGGACCTGGCCGGCCGGGACGACAGGGAACCGGCCGCGTCGGTGGGACGGCTCGGCGACCGCGTGGTCCCGCCGTCCGCCGGCCTGTACGAAACCTGGGACGCGATGGCCGCGGCCGGTCGGCGCCGGGTGGCCGTCGTCACCGACGACGGGCGACTGGTCGGCCTGCTCTGCCTGAAGCGCTCAGGCAGCGGATTCTGCTCGGACGCCGGGATCCGCGAACGGGCGGAGGAGAGCGTCGCCAGGGCGTGA
- a CDS encoding cupin domain-containing protein produces the protein MASSFVIADAEPVPYDLEPGQAVAGEPVVADANIWTAPDGSAIRGIWTCTPGAIRMTESEIFVVVEGKATIIPEGGQPFDIAPGSAVILDRATPVVLEVHETLRKCYHMELQPETAAG, from the coding sequence ATGGCCAGCAGCTTCGTCATCGCCGACGCCGAGCCCGTCCCCTACGACCTGGAGCCGGGCCAGGCCGTCGCCGGCGAGCCCGTCGTCGCCGACGCCAACATCTGGACCGCGCCCGACGGCAGCGCCATCCGCGGCATCTGGACCTGCACGCCTGGCGCGATCCGGATGACCGAGTCCGAGATCTTCGTCGTCGTCGAGGGCAAGGCCACCATCATCCCCGAGGGCGGGCAGCCCTTCGACATCGCCCCCGGGAGCGCGGTCATCCTGGACCGGGCCACGCCGGTGGTCCTGGAGGTCCACGAGACGCTGCGCAAGTGCTACCACATGGAGCTCCAGCCGGAGACCGCGGCCGGATGA
- a CDS encoding TetR/AcrR family transcriptional regulator: MKANETTGRPGRSGREEQVDQRRAELLEAARKVVLERGLANTRVADIAKATDVSGGLIHYHFATKDVLLTEMLRAASVDDIRKLQDVADSPGSSVDRMDAVLHFYLPEEGDNSGWVLWLEAWAASVREQALRNIVGELDGAWLAVVERVIREGVRSGEFTCDDPAAAAERLDAMLDGLAIRYTLQLGAMSRRHFLEQARIAAAREVGLDRSAFPRSR; the protein is encoded by the coding sequence GTGAAAGCCAACGAGACGACGGGCCGGCCCGGGCGCAGCGGCCGCGAGGAACAGGTGGACCAGCGTCGGGCCGAGCTGTTGGAGGCGGCCCGCAAGGTCGTGCTCGAACGCGGTCTCGCGAACACCCGCGTGGCCGACATCGCCAAGGCCACCGATGTCAGCGGCGGGCTGATCCACTACCACTTCGCCACCAAGGACGTGCTGCTCACGGAGATGCTCCGGGCCGCCAGCGTGGACGACATCCGCAAGCTCCAGGACGTGGCGGACAGTCCCGGCAGCTCCGTGGACCGGATGGACGCGGTGCTGCACTTCTACCTCCCCGAGGAGGGCGACAACTCCGGCTGGGTGCTCTGGCTGGAGGCCTGGGCGGCCAGCGTGCGCGAGCAGGCGCTGCGCAACATCGTGGGCGAGCTGGACGGCGCCTGGCTCGCCGTGGTCGAGCGGGTGATCCGCGAGGGCGTCCGCTCCGGCGAGTTCACCTGCGACGACCCCGCCGCGGCGGCCGAGCGGCTCGACGCCATGCTGGACGGCCTGGCCATCAGGTACACGCTGCAGCTGGGCGCGATGAGCCGACGGCACTTCCTGGAGCAGGCCAGGATCGCCGCCGCCCGTGAGGTCGGCCTGGACCGCTCCGCCTTCCCGCGCAGCAGGTAG
- a CDS encoding MGDG synthase family glycosyltransferase, producing MGDGHDAVARALAARLDGQGHDAVAVDALRLLPGPAAGAALRGFYQGCIRHAPWIYAALYAGFFRPRAHPGANPLASVMGPRLLALVRRLRPDLVVPVFHLAAQVTGRERALGRLEVPSAVVVTDFAVHRQWLHPGNDQYLCLTRPAADLAGAGTGRPARAVGAVLADRFLPPRAPVRHPAPGPPRVLLSAGAWGAGTRFEQTAGCLTAAGFTPMVLCGRNERLRRRLDGLPGVTALGWQRDLPALLARSAALIDNAAGQTALQALALGVPVVAYRPLPGHGREGVRAMADLGLSRLARTPAELVAALQDAALQDAARRTDRAEGGPAAPWSTAAARLFPGTAAAVLAELADDG from the coding sequence ATGGGGGACGGCCACGACGCGGTCGCCCGCGCGTTGGCGGCCCGTCTGGACGGGCAGGGCCACGACGCCGTCGCCGTGGACGCGCTGCGCCTGCTCCCGGGACCCGCCGCGGGGGCCGCGCTGCGCGGCTTCTACCAGGGCTGCATCCGGCACGCGCCCTGGATCTACGCGGCGCTGTACGCCGGTTTCTTCCGGCCCCGCGCGCATCCGGGTGCCAACCCGCTCGCCTCGGTGATGGGGCCTCGGCTGCTCGCGCTCGTCCGGCGGTTGCGGCCGGACCTGGTCGTTCCCGTCTTCCATCTCGCGGCGCAGGTGACGGGGCGGGAGCGGGCGCTCGGCCGGCTCGAGGTGCCCAGCGCGGTCGTGGTGACGGACTTCGCCGTGCACCGGCAGTGGCTGCATCCCGGCAACGACCAGTACCTGTGCCTGACCCGGCCCGCGGCCGACCTGGCCGGGGCCGGGACCGGCCGCCCGGCGCGAGCCGTGGGCGCCGTGCTGGCCGACCGCTTCCTCCCGCCCCGCGCGCCCGTGCGGCATCCCGCGCCCGGACCGCCGCGCGTGCTGCTCTCGGCCGGCGCCTGGGGCGCGGGGACACGGTTCGAGCAGACCGCCGGGTGCCTGACCGCAGCGGGCTTCACGCCGATGGTGCTGTGCGGGCGCAACGAGCGTCTGCGCCGCCGCCTCGACGGACTGCCGGGCGTCACCGCCCTGGGCTGGCAGCGGGATCTGCCCGCGCTGCTCGCCCGGAGTGCCGCTTTGATCGACAACGCCGCCGGACAGACGGCGCTCCAGGCCCTCGCCCTCGGCGTCCCCGTGGTCGCCTACCGGCCGCTGCCCGGTCACGGCCGTGAGGGGGTCCGGGCGATGGCCGACCTCGGTCTCAGCCGCCTGGCCCGGACTCCGGCGGAGCTCGTCGCGGCGCTCCAGGACGCGGCGCTCCAGGACGCGGCGCGCCGGACGGACCGGGCCGAGGGAGGACCGGCCGCTCCCTGGTCCACCGCCGCCGCGCGGCTCTTCCCCGGCACTGCGGCGGCCGTGCTGGCCGAACTCGCGGACGACGGCTGA
- a CDS encoding ABC transporter ATP-binding protein: MAQDILSPSTTDRTATGGTVELVSLRKDFADSTAVDGIDLRIPGGEFFSLLGPSGCGKTTTLRMIAGFEEPTSGQILLDGVDVAHVPAHRRPVNTVFQSYALFPHLSVADNVGYGLRWTAPGGGAEGRAARPDKQGRRRLVADALELVQLTRFADRKPHQLSGGQQQRVALARALVLKPSVLLLDEPLGALDARLRKALRAELMDVQRTVGTTFVFVTHDQEEALEMSDRLAVMDGGRVVQCGTPREVYEHPRTEFAADFLGTANLLDVDCGGSPGDPLRRVGVGAFELVAGCPLTMPPGPARAVVRPERLRVRRAAEGAPASGTLPGIVDRTTYVGATTQLTVRLPHGPCLQVLVLGDEGELPPGTPVEITCPPGALRVLERETPAAQD; the protein is encoded by the coding sequence ATGGCTCAGGACATCCTCTCTCCGAGCACCACCGACCGGACCGCGACCGGCGGGACCGTCGAACTCGTCTCCCTGCGCAAGGACTTCGCCGACAGCACCGCTGTCGACGGGATCGACCTGCGCATCCCCGGCGGCGAGTTCTTCTCCCTGCTCGGCCCCTCGGGGTGCGGCAAGACCACCACCCTCCGCATGATCGCGGGCTTCGAGGAACCCACCTCGGGACAGATCCTGCTCGACGGCGTCGACGTCGCCCACGTCCCGGCGCACCGGCGTCCCGTGAACACGGTCTTCCAGAGCTACGCGCTCTTCCCCCACCTCAGCGTCGCCGACAACGTCGGCTACGGGCTGCGCTGGACCGCCCCCGGCGGCGGCGCCGAGGGCCGGGCGGCCCGCCCCGACAAGCAGGGCCGCCGCCGACTCGTCGCCGACGCCCTCGAACTCGTGCAGCTCACCCGTTTCGCCGACCGCAAACCGCACCAGCTCTCCGGCGGCCAGCAGCAGCGCGTGGCCCTGGCCCGCGCCCTGGTGCTCAAGCCCTCGGTGCTGCTGCTGGACGAACCGCTCGGCGCGCTGGACGCCCGCCTGCGCAAAGCGCTGCGCGCCGAACTGATGGACGTGCAGCGGACCGTGGGCACCACCTTCGTCTTCGTCACGCACGACCAGGAGGAGGCACTGGAGATGTCCGACCGACTCGCCGTGATGGACGGCGGCCGCGTCGTCCAGTGCGGTACCCCGCGCGAGGTCTACGAGCACCCGCGCACCGAGTTCGCCGCCGACTTCCTCGGCACCGCCAACCTGCTCGACGTCGACTGCGGCGGCTCCCCGGGCGATCCGCTGCGCCGGGTCGGGGTCGGCGCCTTCGAGCTCGTGGCCGGCTGCCCGCTGACCATGCCGCCGGGCCCGGCCCGCGCGGTCGTCCGCCCCGAACGCCTCCGGGTCCGCCGCGCGGCCGAGGGCGCTCCGGCCTCGGGGACGCTCCCCGGCATCGTCGACCGTACGACCTACGTCGGGGCGACCACGCAGCTGACGGTCCGTCTCCCGCACGGCCCCTGCCTGCAGGTGCTGGTCCTCGGCGACGAGGGCGAGCTGCCGCCGGGCACGCCGGTGGAGATCACCTGCCCGCCGGGCGCGCTGCGCGTGCTGGAGCGGGAGACGCCCGCGGCCCAGGATTGA